The following coding sequences lie in one Gorilla gorilla gorilla isolate KB3781 chromosome 5, NHGRI_mGorGor1-v2.1_pri, whole genome shotgun sequence genomic window:
- the MAS1 gene encoding proto-oncogene Mas gives MDGSNLTSFVVEEPTNISTGRNASVGNAHRQIPIVHWVIMSISPVGFVENGILLWFLCFRMRRNPFTVYITHLSIADISLLFCIFILSIDYALDYELSSGHYYTIVTLSVTFLFGYNTGLYLLTAISVERCLSVLYPIWYRCHRPKYQSALVCALLWALSCLVTTMEYVMCIDREEESHSRSDCRAVIIFIAILSFLVFTPLMLVSSTILVVKIRKNTWASHSSKLYIVIMVTILIFLIFAMPMRLLYLLYYEYWSTFGNLHHISLLFSTINSSANPFIYFFVGSSKKKRFKESLKVVLTRAFKDEMQPRRQEDNCNTVTVETVV, from the coding sequence ATGGATGGGTCAAACCTGACATCATTTGTTGTTGAGGAACCCACGAACATCTCAACTGGCAGGAACGCCTCAGTCGGGAATGCACATCGGCAAATCCCCATCGTGCACTGGGTCATTATGAGCATCTCCCCAGTGGGGTTTGTTGAGAATGGGATTCTCCTCTGGTTCCTGTGCTTCCGGATGAGAAGAAATCCCTTCACTGTCTATATCACCCACCTGTCTATCGCGGATATCTCACTGCTCTTCTGTATTTTCATCTTGTCTATCGACTATGCTTTAGATTATGAGCTTTCTTCCGGCCATTACTACACAATTGTGACATTATCAGTGACTTTTCTGTTTGGCTACAACACGGGCCTCTATCTGCTGACGGCCATTAGTGTGGAGAGGTGCCTGTCAGTCCTTTACCCCATCTGGTACCGATGCCATCGCCCCAAGTACCAGTCAGCATTGGTCTGTGCCCTTCTGTGGGCTCTTTCTTGCTTGGTGACCACCATGGAGTATGTCATGTGCATCGACAGAGAAGAAGAGAGTCACTCTCGGAGTGACTGCCGGGCAGTCATCATCTTTATAGCCATCCTGAGCTTCCTGGTCTTCACGCCCCTCATGCTGGTGTCCAGCACCATCTTGGTCGTGAAGATCCGGAAGAACACGTGGGCTTCCCATTCCTCCAAGCTTTACATAGTCATCATGGTCACCATCCTTATATTCCTCATCTTCGCTATGCCCATGAGACTCCTTTACCTGCTGTACTATGAGTATTGGTCGACCTTTGGGAACCTACACCACATTTCCCTGCTCTTCTCCACAATCAACAGTAGCGCCAACCCTTTCATTTACTTCTTTGTGGGAAGCAGTAAGAAGAAGAGATTCAAGGAGTCCTTAAAAGTTGTTCTGACCAGGGCTTTCAAAGATGAAATGCAACCTCGGCGCCAGGAAGACAATTGTAATACGGTCACAGTTGAGACTGTTGTCTAA